A segment of the Streptomyces sp. XD-27 genome:
AATAGAACAGCTCCAGGGCGGAGAACGACACCTGCTGGTCCTTGCCGCCGATGCCCACGACCGTGGTGCGGCCACCTCTGCGCGTGCACGACCACGCCGTACGGATCGTCTCGGCGCGCCCGACGCACTCCACGGCGACGTCCGCCCCGTGGCCGCCGGTCAGCTTGCGGATGCGCTTGGCGGTGTCGTCGCCCGCGAGGACGAACTCGGTGGCTCCGGCCGCACGGGCCAGGTCCTCCTTGGCCGGGGAGACGTCGACCGCGACGACGGTGCCCGCGCCCGCGATCCGGGCGGACTGCAGCACGGCCAGGCCCACCCCGCCGACCCCGAAGACCGCGACCGACTCGCCGCGGCGCACCCGGGCGGAGTGGTGGATCGCGCCGTACCCGGTGAGCACCGCGCAGCCGAGCAGGGCCGCGTCCGCGAGCGGCACCCCGGCGGGCAGCGGCAGCACGGCGCGCTCGGGCACCACGGTCTCCTCGGCGAAGACGGCGGTGCCGAGCCCCGGGTAGAGCGCGCTGCCGTCGGCGGCGAGGGTCGCGTACGGCGCCTCGGCGGCGGCGCCCGCGTGGGCGCACAGCCACGGCTCGTCCAGCCCACAGAAGTGGCAGCCGCCGCAGGCGGGTGCCCAGTTGAGGACGACGGGGTCACCCGGGGCCACGGCGGTCACGCCCGCGCCGACGGCGACGACGGTGCCCGCGCCCTCATGGCCGAGGACGGCGGGCACGGGCTGCCGCAGGGTGCCGTTGGACAGAGACAGGTCGGAGTGGCAGACCCCGGCGGCGGCGAGCCGGATGCGGACCTGGCCGGGGGCGGGGTCGGGGAGGTCGATCTCGGCGACCTTGAGCGGGGCGCCTATGGCGGGCAGGACTGCGGCGCGGACCATGTGCGTCTCCTTGGGCGGCGGCTGGGTGGTGGCAATGCGCAGCCCGTCCGGCGACTGAGGAGAGCAAGGGAACGGCGGACAGGGCGGCAGCGGTGTCAGAGCTGGAGGGACTTCGTCTGGAGGTACTCGGTCATACCGTGTACGCCCAGCTCCCGGCCCACCCCCGACTGCTTGTAGCCCCCGAACGGGGCAAGCAGGTTGAAGCGGCCGCCGTTGATGTCGACCTGGCCGGCGTGCAGGCGGCGGGCGAACGCCACGGCCGCCTGCTCGTCCGCCGACCAGACCGCGCCCGCCAGCCCGTACACCGTCCCGTTCGCGATCCGTACCGCGTCGTCCTCGTCGGTGTACTTCATGATCGCGACGACCGGGCCGAAGATCTCCTCCTGCGCGATCGCCATGTCCTCGGTGACGTCGGCGAAGACGGTCGGCCGGACGTAGTAGCCGCGCTCCAGCCCGTCGGGGGTCTCCGGTCCGCCCGCCACGAGCCGCGCTCCCTCGGCGAGGCCGCGCTCGATGTAGCCGCGCACCCGGTCCCGCTGGGCGGCGTTGACGACGGGGCCGAGCCGGACGTCCGGGTCGTGCGGGTCGCCGGGGACGTACGCGGCGGCCGCCTGCGCGGCGAGCGCGACGGCCTCGTCGTACCGGTCGGCGTCCACCAGCATCCGGGTCCAGGCGTTGCAGGACTGGCCGGAGTTGCGGAAGACGTTGGCGAGACCGGTGGTGACGGCGCGCGCGAGGTCCCCGTCCGGGAGGATCACGTTCGCCGACTTGCCGCCCAGTTCGAGTGCCACGCGCTTGACCGCGCCGCCGGCGATCGCGCCGATCCGCCGCCCGACGGCGGTGGAGCCGGTGAAGGAGACCAGGTCCACCTCCGGGTGCTCGGCCAGC
Coding sequences within it:
- a CDS encoding zinc-binding dehydrogenase, which encodes MVRAAVLPAIGAPLKVAEIDLPDPAPGQVRIRLAAAGVCHSDLSLSNGTLRQPVPAVLGHEGAGTVVAVGAGVTAVAPGDPVVLNWAPACGGCHFCGLDEPWLCAHAGAAAEAPYATLAADGSALYPGLGTAVFAEETVVPERAVLPLPAGVPLADAALLGCAVLTGYGAIHHSARVRRGESVAVFGVGGVGLAVLQSARIAGAGTVVAVDVSPAKEDLARAAGATEFVLAGDDTAKRIRKLTGGHGADVAVECVGRAETIRTAWSCTRRGGRTTVVGIGGKDQQVSFSALELFYFGRTLSGCVYGDSDPARDLPVIAEHVRAGRLDLGAMVTERIGLDGIPAAFDAMLQGRGGRALVVF
- a CDS encoding aldehyde dehydrogenase family protein, yielding MTVHDGMYIGGRWRPAAGPDTIEVVNPADEQVIGSVPAGTAEDVDAAVRAARAAFPGWAATPPAERAALLGALRDELAARRDEIATTVTAELGATLAFAQAVHADLPIAVTGSYARLAAEHSFEEKIGNSTVLHEPVGVVAAITPWNYPLHQITAKIVPALAAGCTVVLKPAEDTPLVARLFAEAVDAAGLPAGVFNLVTGLGPVAGQALAEHPEVDLVSFTGSTAVGRRIGAIAGGAVKRVALELGGKSANVILPDGDLARAVTTGLANVFRNSGQSCNAWTRMLVDADRYDEAVALAAQAAAAYVPGDPHDPDVRLGPVVNAAQRDRVRGYIERGLAEGARLVAGGPETPDGLERGYYVRPTVFADVTEDMAIAQEEIFGPVVAIMKYTDEDDAVRIANGTVYGLAGAVWSADEQAAVAFARRLHAGQVDINGGRFNLLAPFGGYKQSGVGRELGVHGMTEYLQTKSLQL